The Pseudonocardia broussonetiae DNA segment AGGAGGCCACGGTCACCGCGATCGGGTCGGCGCTGCAGCTGGAGACGGGCACGCTGTCGCCGCTGCTCAAGCGCCTCGAGGCGGCCGGGTTCGTCGCGCGGCGCCGCCAGGAGAGCGACGAGCGCTCGGTCCTGGTCTCGCTCAGCGACGCCGGCCGCGCCCTGCGCGAGCGCGTGCCCGACATCCAGCGCCGCGTCGTGCAGGCCACGGGCATGAGCCACGACCAGATCGCCGAGCTGCGGTCGGTCCTGACCGAGCTCACCGGCAGCCTGCACGAGGCGGCCGACCCCGATCAGCCGACCGGGATCGAGACCCCCACGCCGCCGCGGGTGTCGGCGCCGTAGCGGGCGATCTCCGCGTCGACGTCGAGCGCGGCGGTGCGCATCCCCGTGTCCTCGCCCAGCAGGTCGGCGGGCACGAGCCAGCTCACCTCGAACTCGATGCCGTCGGGGTCGTGGGCGTAGAGCGCCTTCGTGCTGCCGTGGTCGGAGGCGCCGACCAGCGCGCCGTGCTCGCGCAGGACGCCGGCGATGCGGCGCAGCTCGGCGAGCGTGTCGACCTCCCACGCCAGGTGGTAGAGCCCGACGGTGCCGCGGCCCGCCGTCGACGCTCCGGCCTGCGCCCCGATCGCGAACAGGCCGAGGTCGTGGTCGTTGGTCGAGCCCTCGGCCTGCAGGAACACCGCGCGGCCGGGCATGCCGGCGACCGGCCGGAAGCCGAGCGCCTGCTGGTAGAACGCCGCGCTCGCGTCGACGTCGCGGACGTAGAGGACGGCGTGGTTGAGCCGCTGGACGGGCATCGGAGCCTCCTTCGCTTGAACGTTCAACAGGCTAACACATGAAAGCTCAACTGATTTGCGCTACGGTGGCGCCGTGACGGACGACCGGTGGCTCACCGAGGACCAGCTGGAGGCCTGGCTGACCTTCCAGGCCGCGACGACGCTGCTCGACGCGGCTCTGGACCGCCAGCTCCAGCGCGACTCCGGGCTGCCCCACACCTACTACCTGATCCTGGCGATGCTGTCCGACGTCCCCGGCCGCACGGCGCGGATGAGCGACCTCGCCGTCATGACGCAGAGCTCGCAGAGCCGGCTCTCGCACGCCGTGTCGCGCCTGGAGGCCAACGGCTGGGTGAGCCGCGTCCCCTGCCCCGACGACCGCCGCAGCACCCTGGCCCGGCTCACCGACGCCGGCTTCGAGGTGCTCGCCGCCGCGGCCCCCGGGCACGTCGCCACCGTGCGCTCCCACGTCTTCGACCGCCTGTCCGCCGAGCAGGTGTGCCAGCTCCGGGAGATCGGCGCCGCGATCCTGGAGGGGCTCGACGCCCCGGCCGCGTTCCCCGGCCGGTCCCCGCGGCAGGAGGCCCGGCTGGCAGAGTGATCGCCATGGGAACCCTGGTGCTGCTCCGTCACGGGCAGAGCGTGTGGAACGCCGAGAACCTGTTCACCGGATGGGTGGACGTGCCGCTCACCGAGACGGGCGAGCAGGAGGCCCGCCGCGGCGGTGAGCTGCTGCGGGAGGCGGGGCTGCTGCCCGACGTCGTCCACACCTCGCTGCTGCGCCGCGCCATCTCGACCGCGCACCTCGCCCTCGACGCGTGCGACCGGCACTGGATCCCGGTCACGCGCGACTGGCGGCTCAACGAGCGGCACTACGGCGCCCTGCAGGGCAAGGACAAGAAGCAGACGCTCGCCGAGTTCGGCGAGGAGCAGTTCATGCTGTGGCGCCGCTCCTACGACACGCCGCCGCCGGAGATCGAGGTCGGCTCGGAGTTCGACCAGAG contains these protein-coding regions:
- a CDS encoding MarR family winged helix-turn-helix transcriptional regulator, with translation MAQPETAASTDLDEQLCFSLYAASRAMIGCYRPQLDAIGLTYPQYLVMIVLWEREEATVTAIGSALQLETGTLSPLLKRLEAAGFVARRRQESDERSVLVSLSDAGRALRERVPDIQRRVVQATGMSHDQIAELRSVLTELTGSLHEAADPDQPTGIETPTPPRVSAP
- a CDS encoding phosphoglyceromutase, coding for MIAMGTLVLLRHGQSVWNAENLFTGWVDVPLTETGEQEARRGGELLREAGLLPDVVHTSLLRRAISTAHLALDACDRHWIPVTRDWRLNERHYGALQGKDKKQTLAEFGEEQFMLWRRSYDTPPPEIEVGSEFDQSGDVRYAGAPVPRTECLKDVVERFLPYWESAVVPDLRAGKTVLLAAHGNSLRALVKHLDGISDADIAALNIPTGMPLRYDLDDDLRPTVAGGTYLDPQAAADAAAAVAAQGR
- a CDS encoding VOC family protein gives rise to the protein MPVQRLNHAVLYVRDVDASAAFYQQALGFRPVAGMPGRAVFLQAEGSTNDHDLGLFAIGAQAGASTAGRGTVGLYHLAWEVDTLAELRRIAGVLREHGALVGASDHGSTKALYAHDPDGIEFEVSWLVPADLLGEDTGMRTAALDVDAEIARYGADTRGGVGVSIPVG
- a CDS encoding MarR family winged helix-turn-helix transcriptional regulator translates to MTDDRWLTEDQLEAWLTFQAATTLLDAALDRQLQRDSGLPHTYYLILAMLSDVPGRTARMSDLAVMTQSSQSRLSHAVSRLEANGWVSRVPCPDDRRSTLARLTDAGFEVLAAAAPGHVATVRSHVFDRLSAEQVCQLREIGAAILEGLDAPAAFPGRSPRQEARLAE